Proteins found in one Candidatus Nitrosopelagicus brevis genomic segment:
- a CDS encoding PepSY domain-containing protein gives MKQIVGQLAALMLITVLVTSVAATPAFADWDKTKYPAIQGTIPIEDGQDFKQLSNISLVDAMSTAEEAVPDSKAIYGKLTVINGYLVYKVVMMDDNRGHNKVLVDAGTGEQLYVSDVVSKDSYKNKRSYDKKHNKKMKDYFKGMTPEQVAEKKQQFKEMGDAWKSISLQDRATMIIHFMQMKMQWDTMSDDEKELKKQEMKEQWKEFLPLSPEEKKQKLEDYVKSLKN, from the coding sequence ATGAAACAAATTGTAGGACAACTTGCAGCTTTAATGCTAATTACTGTGTTAGTTACATCTGTTGCAGCTACACCTGCTTTTGCTGACTGGGATAAAACAAAATATCCTGCAATTCAAGGAACAATTCCTATTGAAGATGGTCAAGACTTTAAACAACTAAGTAACATTTCTCTAGTTGATGCAATGTCTACTGCAGAAGAAGCAGTTCCTGATAGTAAAGCAATTTACGGAAAACTTACTGTGATTAACGGTTATCTTGTATACAAAGTTGTTATGATGGATGACAATAGAGGTCATAACAAAGTTTTAGTTGATGCTGGAACCGGTGAACAACTTTACGTGTCTGATGTTGTTTCAAAAGACTCTTACAAAAATAAAAGAAGTTATGATAAAAAACACAACAAAAAGATGAAGGATTACTTCAAAGGAATGACTCCTGAACAAGTTGCTGAAAAGAAACAGCAATTCAAAGAAATGGGAGATGCCTGGAAATCTATTTCACTTCAAGACAGAGCTACTATGATTATTCATTTCATGCAGATGAAAATGCAATGGGACACAATGTCTGATGACGAAAAAGAGTTAAAGAAACAAGAAATGAAAGAGCAATGGAAAGAGTTCTTGCCACTATCTCCTGAGGAAAAGAAACAAAAACTTGAAGATTATGTAAAATCTTTGAAGAACTAA